A genomic region of Borrelia duttonii Ly contains the following coding sequences:
- a CDS encoding transcription antitermination NusB family protein → MKRMNVLICVVNFLVILGCVGPTGIQGLRGPDGRDGEKGQDHHGDVELLMSAFLVLKSSYNYNLGDVKKIKDSIEKSSIFSHVAFEDKFQSDKNKDYICIAVKSNELVFEDVLHILRLLVGGRSSTSQDHNVAKNFLNSLLDSASYIDEVINLNLFTPDFDLDRLRSFDRSAVFELNFLLMGMLGLRESIVNDIKVLLKNPNLATLGSSSPSNLKVELAPIIDVGGNIYEKIYGDNDSLKSLRDLIIKKINTNV, encoded by the coding sequence ATGAAAAGAATGAATGTATTAATATGTGTTGTAAATTTTTTAGTGATATTGGGATGTGTTGGGCCTACTGGGATACAGGGTCTTAGGGGTCCTGATGGAAGAGATGGAGAGAAGGGACAAGATCATCATGGTGATGTTGAATTGTTAATGTCAGCCTTTTTAGTCCTTAAGAGTTCTTATAATTATAATCTTGGTGATGTTAAGAAAATTAAGGATTCTATTGAAAAGTCTTCTATATTCTCACATGTTGCATTTGAGGATAAATTCCAATCAGATAAAAATAAAGATTATATTTGTATTGCAGTAAAGAGTAATGAATTGGTTTTTGAGGATGTATTGCATATTTTACGATTATTGGTAGGAGGTCGTAGTTCTACTTCGCAAGATCATAATGTTGCTAAAAATTTTTTGAATTCTCTATTAGATAGTGCCAGTTATATTGATGAGGTTATAAACTTAAATTTATTTACTCCTGATTTTGACTTGGATAGGTTGCGTAGTTTTGACAGGTCTGCTGTTTTTGAACTTAATTTTCTTTTGATGGGTATGTTAGGTTTAAGAGAAAGTATTGTTAATGATATTAAAGTATTACTGAAAAATCCAAATTTGGCAACATTGGGTTCATCAAGTCCTTCAAATCTTAAAGTTGAGTTAGCTCCAATTATTGATGTTGGTGGTAATATTTATGAAAAAATTTATGGAGACAATGATAGCTTGAAAAGTTTGAGAGATCTAATTATTAAGAAAATAAATACCAATGTCTAG